From Oenococcus sicerae, the proteins below share one genomic window:
- a CDS encoding aspartate-semialdehyde dehydrogenase, whose protein sequence is MVKEFNVAVLGATGAVGTRMREQLEQSTIPVKSLKLLASSRSAGQTRIFKGKEYTIEEARPESFDGVDLVLSSAGGSVSKRLLPEAVKRGAVAVDNTSYFRMDKHVPLVVPEVNPEALQNHQGIISNPNCSTIQMVVALKPIFDLFGLKQAIVSTYQAASGAGQSAWNELDSEAAQHVNGQEMTAKILPVKAAAKHYPLAFNLLPQIDVFEDDAYTHEEWKMIHETKKIFLNDMNASQLKVTATTVRVPVPVGHGETVYFQVDQADKASAKAIQTAIAAGDGLVLQDDPAQQIYPQPINAVGKRETFVGRIRPDAENKGSYWMWVVSDNLLKGAAWNAVQIAEELVKRDLVHVADPEKSYELFKEN, encoded by the coding sequence ATGGTCAAAGAATTTAATGTTGCAGTTTTAGGTGCTACTGGTGCTGTTGGTACAAGAATGCGTGAACAATTGGAACAGTCAACGATTCCTGTGAAGTCGCTGAAATTACTGGCATCAAGCCGTTCAGCCGGGCAGACACGTATTTTTAAGGGCAAAGAATATACGATCGAAGAAGCTAGACCCGAATCTTTTGATGGCGTTGATCTAGTTTTATCGTCAGCTGGCGGTTCTGTTTCCAAGCGTTTATTGCCTGAAGCTGTTAAACGTGGTGCGGTAGCTGTTGATAATACTTCGTATTTTCGCATGGATAAACACGTGCCTTTAGTTGTGCCCGAGGTAAATCCTGAGGCTTTGCAAAATCATCAGGGTATTATCTCCAATCCGAACTGTTCAACGATCCAGATGGTCGTTGCGTTGAAACCTATTTTTGATTTATTCGGTTTAAAGCAGGCAATCGTTTCAACTTATCAAGCTGCTTCTGGTGCTGGTCAATCAGCTTGGAATGAATTAGATAGCGAAGCTGCCCAGCATGTGAATGGCCAAGAGATGACAGCCAAGATCCTACCGGTTAAAGCTGCTGCTAAACATTATCCACTGGCCTTTAATTTGCTGCCGCAGATCGATGTTTTTGAAGATGATGCTTATACGCATGAAGAATGGAAAATGATCCATGAGACGAAAAAAATCTTCCTCAATGATATGAATGCCAGCCAGCTCAAAGTAACGGCAACGACTGTACGTGTGCCGGTTCCGGTTGGTCATGGCGAGACGGTCTATTTTCAGGTTGATCAAGCCGATAAAGCTTCTGCGAAAGCCATTCAGACTGCCATTGCCGCTGGTGATGGTCTGGTCTTGCAAGATGATCCAGCTCAGCAGATTTATCCGCAGCCGATCAATGCAGTTGGCAAGCGCGAAACTTTCGTGGGTCGTATCAGGCCCGACGCAGAAAATAAGGGCAGTTATTGGATGTGGGTCGTTTCTGATAACCTATTGAAAGGTGCGGCTTGGAACGCTGTGCAGATTGCTGAAGAATTAGTCAAACGAGATCTAGTCCACGTCGCAGATCCTGAAAAATCATACGAATTGTTTAAGGAGAACTAA
- a CDS encoding aminotransferase class I/II-fold pyridoxal phosphate-dependent enzyme codes for MPKLKESLINSVRPDIRNISVNRIRQFDTEFRQIDGLLRLTLGEPDFNAPELVKKAMIASIENNDSHYSTARGSIDFRQAVVHFLKRNYDLDYDPESEILTTVGSTEAIFATLSTILKAGDELLAPSPAYPLYEQLAHVNHAKMIYIPTNDTDFVLTAKRLQESIEAHPNARAIVLTYPNNPTGVEYSGEQLKALADVLAKTDLLVISDEIYSTLNYIGKHVSIASFLPEQTVVLNGVSKSHAMTGDRIGFVAAPKELISQIVKIHQFAITAVSNPAMVGATVAFNDGDAVTEQMRAEYQKRRDFLIPEFKKLGFGVAAPDGAFYLFLKIPEGQNQDDSAFAIELAHKALVGLIPGSCFGPGGEGYLRLSYAASDAKLREALKRLKNYLL; via the coding sequence ATGCCAAAATTAAAGGAAAGCTTGATTAATAGCGTTCGACCGGATATTAGAAATATTTCGGTTAATCGAATTCGTCAGTTCGATACAGAATTTCGTCAGATTGACGGTCTGTTGCGGTTGACTTTGGGCGAGCCTGATTTCAATGCACCTGAGTTGGTCAAAAAGGCAATGATCGCTTCCATTGAAAATAACGATTCTCATTATTCAACAGCTCGTGGTTCGATCGATTTTAGACAAGCGGTCGTTCATTTTTTAAAAAGGAATTACGACCTCGATTATGATCCTGAAAGCGAAATTTTAACAACTGTTGGTTCGACGGAAGCTATTTTTGCGACGCTATCGACCATCTTAAAAGCGGGGGATGAACTTTTGGCGCCATCGCCAGCTTACCCGCTGTATGAGCAGCTGGCTCACGTTAATCACGCCAAAATGATTTATATTCCGACAAATGATACGGATTTTGTTCTGACAGCAAAAAGACTGCAGGAATCGATCGAAGCGCATCCAAATGCTCGTGCGATCGTTTTGACTTATCCAAATAATCCGACGGGTGTAGAATATTCCGGCGAGCAGTTAAAAGCATTGGCTGATGTTTTGGCCAAGACGGATCTGCTTGTGATTTCTGATGAGATTTATTCGACTTTGAATTATATTGGCAAACACGTGTCAATTGCTTCGTTTTTGCCAGAGCAGACAGTTGTTTTAAACGGCGTTTCAAAATCACACGCCATGACGGGCGACCGGATCGGTTTTGTTGCGGCACCCAAGGAACTGATCTCGCAAATTGTGAAGATCCATCAATTTGCGATTACAGCTGTTTCTAATCCGGCTATGGTCGGCGCGACGGTTGCTTTTAATGATGGCGATGCTGTGACAGAACAGATGCGGGCTGAATATCAAAAACGCCGTGATTTTCTAATCCCAGAATTTAAAAAACTTGGTTTTGGCGTTGCTGCACCAGATGGTGCTTTTTACTTGTTTTTGAAGATTCCTGAAGGTCAAAATCAAGATGATTCAGCTTTTGCGATCGAGTTAGCACACAAGGCTTTGGTTGGTTTAATTCCAGGATCCTGTTTTGGACCTGGCGGCGAAGGTTATCTGCGTTTAAGTTACGCGGCTTCTGATGCAAAATTGCGAGAAGCGCTTAAACGTTTAAAAAACTACCTGCTTTAA
- the glyA gene encoding serine hydroxymethyltransferase: MAKNFLDPELSKAVLGEEGRQSHNIELVASENFVSKAVRQAQGSVLTNKYSEGYPGKRYYGGNEYIDIAENLAIERAKELFGISYANVQPHSGSSANFEAYMAFLHPGDKILGMNLDSGGHLTHGASVSFSGKMYESDNYKVDAETELLDYDAILKQAKEFQPKLIIAGASAYSRTIDFQAFRDIADEVGAYLMVDIAHIAGLIAAGLHPTPVGLADVITTTTHKTLRGPRGGMILADEKYAKRINSAVFPGSQGGPLDHVVAAKAAAFYEDLQPEFKTYSAQIIKNAKTMADAFAKEPEIRVVSGGTDNHMFTLDLTKTDLNGRQAQDLLDSVSITLNREALPNEKRSPFVTSGVRIGTPAMTTKGLKEAEMLQIEQLIMRAIRHHDDQTELAKVKQDVYDLMDRFSFDSDPF, from the coding sequence ATGGCAAAGAATTTTTTGGATCCTGAACTATCAAAAGCCGTTTTAGGCGAAGAAGGGCGGCAAAGTCACAATATTGAACTTGTCGCTTCTGAAAATTTTGTTTCTAAAGCTGTTCGTCAAGCTCAAGGCAGCGTTTTGACGAATAAATATTCCGAAGGCTATCCTGGAAAACGTTATTATGGCGGCAATGAGTATATTGATATTGCTGAAAATTTGGCTATCGAGCGGGCAAAGGAACTATTCGGTATTAGTTATGCCAACGTTCAACCACATTCTGGTTCCAGCGCTAATTTTGAGGCCTATATGGCTTTCCTGCATCCTGGTGATAAGATTCTCGGCATGAATTTGGATTCTGGCGGTCATTTGACTCACGGTGCCAGCGTGAGTTTTTCCGGCAAGATGTACGAATCTGATAATTACAAGGTCGATGCAGAGACTGAACTGCTTGATTATGATGCTATTTTAAAACAAGCCAAGGAATTTCAGCCAAAACTGATCATCGCTGGTGCTTCGGCCTATTCCCGCACGATTGATTTTCAAGCCTTTCGTGATATTGCTGACGAAGTGGGTGCCTATTTAATGGTCGATATTGCTCACATTGCTGGTTTGATTGCGGCTGGTCTGCATCCGACGCCGGTTGGTCTAGCTGATGTGATCACCACAACGACGCATAAGACGCTGCGCGGTCCTCGCGGCGGCATGATCTTGGCTGACGAAAAATACGCTAAACGCATCAATTCGGCTGTGTTCCCAGGATCTCAAGGTGGTCCCTTGGATCATGTTGTCGCTGCTAAAGCTGCTGCTTTCTATGAAGACTTGCAGCCTGAATTTAAAACTTATTCTGCTCAAATTATTAAAAATGCCAAGACAATGGCTGATGCTTTTGCCAAGGAACCTGAGATTCGGGTAGTGTCTGGCGGCACTGATAACCATATGTTTACATTGGACCTGACGAAAACCGATTTAAACGGCAGACAGGCACAAGATTTATTGGATTCAGTTTCAATTACATTGAATCGAGAAGCACTGCCTAATGAAAAACGTTCGCCATTTGTCACTTCTGGTGTTCGTATCGGCACACCAGCTATGACGACGAAGGGTTTGAAAGAAGCTGAAATGCTGCAGATCGAACAATTGATCATGCGCGCGATCCGCCACCATGATGATCAGACAGAATTAGCAAAAGTCAAACAAGATGTTTATGATCTGATGGATCGCTTTTCTTTCGATTCAGATCCCTTTTAG
- a CDS encoding 5-formyltetrahydrofolate cyclo-ligase: protein MNDEKQQLRIQQKDRLTKLDPSKKKAESLSLYKQLFTSDLWQQAQTITVTLNLPIELDTQPIIQQAWELDKTVLIPKIIQKKMIFTEFEETTRLVEGNMHILEAVTSNEFPKEQIDLMIVPGLAFTKPGKRLGFGAGFYDRYLADFTGQTLSLSLNDQLLEQLPSDRLDVRIKQILTPED from the coding sequence ATGAATGATGAAAAACAACAATTACGAATACAGCAAAAAGATCGCTTGACTAAACTGGATCCTAGCAAAAAAAAAGCTGAATCGTTGTCGCTTTACAAACAATTGTTTACCAGCGATCTCTGGCAGCAGGCACAGACCATAACTGTGACACTTAATTTACCTATAGAACTTGATACTCAGCCGATTATCCAGCAGGCTTGGGAATTAGATAAAACGGTTTTGATTCCAAAAATCATTCAGAAAAAAATGATTTTTACTGAATTTGAGGAAACGACCAGACTCGTTGAAGGCAATATGCATATTCTTGAAGCCGTTACTTCTAATGAGTTTCCCAAAGAGCAAATTGATTTAATGATCGTGCCAGGATTGGCCTTTACAAAACCTGGTAAACGACTGGGATTTGGTGCTGGTTTCTATGATCGCTATTTGGCTGATTTTACAGGTCAGACGCTTTCTTTATCATTGAATGACCAATTACTAGAACAGTTGCCCAGCGATCGATTAGATGTCCGAATTAAACAGATTTTAACGCCCGAAGATTGA
- a CDS encoding YitT family protein — MTSFFKQIKPLHFLAYTIGCAFYAFALIYVNIPNKLAEGGVTGITLIFRALFSIDPAITNIIFNIPILILGYLKLGKRQILTTFYCILILSFWLWFFQQVPLTINLSHDKLISALLAGLSIGLGLGLVFRFGSTTGGSDIIARIIEQKFGIAMGKSLFAIDAIVLAMSLVYLDFAEMMYTLIMSFVSSNVINFIQDGGYSAREFMIFSKFPTQIAEKIMKDIERGSTYIDIEGGYERKPGRAVYVVVDPSEVRQVREIINEIDPKAFVSIRVVSEQLGEGFTYLRKKRSIFGR; from the coding sequence ATGACTTCTTTCTTTAAGCAAATCAAGCCTCTACACTTTCTGGCTTATACAATCGGCTGTGCTTTTTACGCTTTTGCCTTAATTTACGTCAATATCCCCAACAAATTGGCCGAGGGTGGTGTAACTGGTATTACGCTTATTTTTCGTGCTTTATTTTCAATTGACCCAGCTATTACAAATATTATTTTTAATATTCCTATTTTGATCCTCGGTTATTTAAAGTTGGGCAAACGACAGATTTTGACAACTTTCTACTGTATTCTCATCTTATCTTTTTGGCTATGGTTCTTTCAACAAGTACCATTAACGATCAACCTCAGCCATGACAAACTCATTTCTGCCCTCTTAGCCGGCCTTTCGATCGGCCTTGGTCTTGGTCTGGTTTTCCGCTTTGGTTCAACGACTGGCGGATCGGATATTATCGCCCGTATCATTGAACAAAAATTTGGTATCGCGATGGGAAAATCTCTGTTTGCCATTGACGCGATCGTCTTAGCCATGTCATTAGTCTACTTGGATTTTGCCGAAATGATGTACACCTTGATCATGTCTTTTGTTTCATCTAATGTGATCAATTTCATCCAAGATGGCGGTTATTCAGCTCGAGAATTCATGATTTTTTCAAAATTTCCAACTCAAATTGCCGAAAAAATCATGAAGGACATCGAAAGAGGTTCGACTTATATTGACATTGAAGGCGGCTATGAGAGAAAGCCGGGTCGTGCTGTCTATGTCGTTGTCGATCCATCCGAAGTCCGGCAAGTTAGGGAAATCATTAATGAGATCGACCCGAAAGCTTTTGTATCGATCAGGGTCGTTTCCGAACAGTTAGGCGAAGGTTTCACTTACTTAAGAAAAAAACGCTCAATCTTCGGGCGTTAA
- a CDS encoding thymidylate synthase, protein MSENEAAYLNLARYILQKGTTKMDRTQTGTRSVFGAQMRFDLSEGFPLLTTKKVPFGLIKSELLWFLRGDNNIRFLLEHHNHIWDEWPFKKWIESTDYQGPDMTDFGHRSQTDPEFAKQYQQQKQLFVDRILSDDSFSKKFGNIGDVYGKLWRRWPDAHDNGSVDQISRLISEIKINPDSRRLILTAWDPETTPLAALPSCHVMSQFYVAEGKISLQLYQRSGDFFLGVPFNIASYSLLLSMVAAQTGLQVGEFIHTIGDAHIYNNHIDQIEEQLTKPMHQLPVLKLNPDINSIFDYTMKDIKIENYIHEDPIKAPVAV, encoded by the coding sequence ATGAGCGAAAACGAAGCAGCATATTTAAATCTTGCCCGCTATATTTTACAAAAAGGAACAACTAAAATGGATCGCACACAAACTGGGACCCGATCAGTTTTCGGGGCTCAGATGCGTTTTGATCTCAGCGAAGGTTTTCCCTTGCTAACAACAAAAAAAGTGCCCTTCGGCTTAATTAAATCCGAATTACTATGGTTTTTACGCGGCGACAATAATATTCGTTTTCTATTAGAACATCATAATCACATTTGGGATGAATGGCCCTTTAAAAAATGGATCGAAAGTACTGATTACCAAGGCCCAGATATGACTGATTTTGGTCATAGATCGCAAACAGATCCCGAATTTGCCAAGCAATATCAGCAGCAAAAACAACTGTTTGTTGATCGAATTTTAAGTGATGATAGCTTTAGTAAAAAATTTGGCAACATTGGTGATGTTTATGGCAAACTTTGGCGGCGCTGGCCGGATGCTCACGATAACGGCAGCGTTGATCAAATCAGCCGTTTGATCAGTGAAATCAAAATAAATCCTGACTCGCGCCGATTAATTTTGACAGCTTGGGATCCAGAAACGACACCCTTAGCCGCACTGCCGTCCTGCCACGTTATGAGTCAGTTTTATGTCGCTGAAGGCAAAATCAGTTTGCAATTATACCAGCGATCAGGTGATTTCTTTTTAGGTGTTCCTTTCAATATTGCCAGCTATTCGCTATTACTATCTATGGTTGCAGCACAGACAGGCTTGCAGGTCGGCGAGTTCATCCATACGATCGGTGATGCACACATTTATAACAATCATATTGATCAGATTGAAGAACAGCTGACAAAGCCCATGCATCAATTGCCAGTTTTGAAACTAAACCCGGATATCAACTCAATTTTCGATTACACAATGAAAGACATCAAAATTGAAAATTACATTCATGAAGATCCAATTAAAGCACCGGTAGCCGTTTGA
- a CDS encoding NCS2 family permease, whose translation MDQYFKLKENKTTIGREFVAGLTTFVSMAYILFVNPSVLGVTGMNKGAVFVATGVVTAVATIFMGVVAKYPFAIAPGLGINAFFAYSVVLGMKVPWQTALAAVFIAGIIFFILTIFKIREIVINSIPKDLKAAIAAGIGLFIAFIGFENGGIVASSKDTMVTLGNLGTPTTLLTIFGVLFTFILYARHVPASIFLGMIGTTIVGLLTHLIALPTAVVSAAPSLAPTFGRALLHLGDINTFKLWIAVFTFLLVTFFDTAGTLVGLAKNAGFLNEKGELPRVGQALMADSVGMLVGPVLGTSPTSAYIESSAGIAVGGRTGLTSIFTGILFLFSLIFSPLLSVVTDAVTAPALILVGVLMASNLADIDWKNFPVAASALLIAIGMPLTYSISDGISLGFVTYPILMIMTGQGKKVSPVMYALGIIFVLFLILV comes from the coding sequence ATGGATCAATATTTTAAGTTAAAGGAAAACAAAACAACGATTGGTCGGGAATTCGTTGCTGGACTGACTACTTTCGTTTCGATGGCCTATATTCTTTTCGTTAACCCAAGTGTTTTGGGAGTAACTGGTATGAATAAAGGTGCTGTCTTTGTTGCAACAGGTGTCGTCACTGCGGTGGCAACGATTTTTATGGGAGTGGTTGCCAAGTACCCCTTTGCGATCGCCCCGGGCCTTGGCATTAATGCCTTCTTTGCCTACTCAGTCGTTTTAGGCATGAAAGTACCCTGGCAAACGGCTTTGGCTGCGGTCTTTATCGCTGGAATCATCTTCTTCATTCTGACAATTTTTAAAATTCGTGAAATTGTCATCAACTCAATTCCCAAGGATCTAAAAGCTGCGATCGCAGCTGGAATTGGTCTGTTTATTGCTTTTATTGGTTTTGAAAATGGTGGCATCGTTGCCTCTTCTAAAGACACGATGGTCACTTTGGGAAACCTGGGAACACCAACAACTCTGTTAACGATTTTCGGTGTTCTTTTCACCTTTATTCTGTATGCAAGACACGTTCCTGCCTCGATCTTTTTAGGAATGATCGGTACCACGATCGTTGGTCTTTTGACCCATTTGATCGCTTTGCCAACAGCCGTTGTTTCAGCTGCGCCTTCTTTAGCGCCAACCTTCGGCCGAGCATTGCTGCATTTGGGCGACATCAATACTTTTAAATTATGGATCGCTGTTTTCACTTTCCTGCTGGTCACCTTCTTCGATACAGCCGGAACTTTAGTTGGCCTAGCTAAGAATGCTGGCTTTCTAAACGAAAAAGGCGAGCTTCCCCGTGTCGGACAAGCTTTGATGGCTGATTCTGTCGGCATGCTGGTCGGACCTGTGCTGGGAACCTCACCAACTTCAGCTTACATTGAATCATCTGCCGGAATCGCTGTTGGTGGCCGAACAGGCTTGACATCAATTTTCACAGGGATCTTATTCCTCTTTTCATTGATATTCAGTCCTTTGCTGTCAGTTGTTACTGACGCAGTCACGGCACCAGCCTTGATTCTGGTCGGTGTTTTGATGGCTTCTAACTTAGCTGATATTGATTGGAAAAATTTCCCAGTTGCCGCTTCGGCACTGCTGATCGCAATTGGTATGCCACTTACCTACAGTATTTCAGATGGTATTTCATTAGGATTCGTTACCTACCCGATTTTGATGATTATGACCGGACAAGGAAAGAAAGTATCACCGGTCATGTATGCCTTAGGAATCATTTTCGTACTGTTCCTAATTTTAGTTTAA
- a CDS encoding metallophosphoesterase family protein, giving the protein MNFVTSDTHFFDAGLIGHPHFAPARQDFLQVNDMNEAIIEAWNKVVMPVDTVYHCGDVGVFYKNGSKEDMLAILNRLQGNIIFVKGNHDSHDFFKYLDANNYKTASGQPKFSFHDVGAYFKFDHRQYFLTHYPMIFGITTNSINLHGHIHHSSVDIKENINVGIDSSDFDYFSKEQCPAFGTPLSMKQVEFLVQAKADDFAKRR; this is encoded by the coding sequence ATGAATTTCGTGACCTCAGATACACATTTTTTCGATGCCGGCTTAATTGGTCATCCACATTTTGCACCGGCACGGCAAGATTTTTTACAAGTTAACGATATGAACGAAGCTATCATCGAGGCTTGGAACAAGGTGGTCATGCCGGTTGATACTGTCTATCACTGCGGGGATGTTGGTGTCTTCTATAAGAATGGCAGCAAAGAAGATATGCTGGCTATTTTAAATCGTCTTCAGGGCAATATCATTTTTGTCAAGGGCAATCACGATAGCCATGATTTTTTTAAGTATTTGGATGCGAATAATTATAAAACCGCCAGTGGCCAGCCTAAATTCAGTTTTCATGACGTAGGTGCTTATTTTAAGTTTGATCACCGCCAGTATTTTCTGACGCATTATCCGATGATCTTCGGCATCACGACCAACAGCATTAATTTGCATGGCCATATTCATCACAGCTCTGTTGATATCAAGGAAAACATTAATGTTGGTATTGATTCTAGTGATTTTGATTATTTTTCAAAGGAGCAATGTCCTGCGTTTGGCACACCTCTTTCGATGAAACAAGTTGAATTTTTGGTTCAGGCCAAAGCGGATGATTTTGCAAAAAGGCGATAA
- a CDS encoding bifunctional metallophosphatase/5'-nucleotidase: protein MAHEFVTILHTNDIHSHVEHWPRIANWIKTRRAILQAAGHFVLTFDIGDFIDRYDANTQATWGKANTQLLNDCGYDGVTIGNNEGLGLPHDRMEDIYSQRHFAVLLANIFENDHQLPKWAEEFRIFVTPKGTRISAFGLTAAYESTYPLADWLPVQPLPTLAKLSDRVVAQSDVRILLSHLGLPTDQALAKQFKKISVILGAHTHHLLPHGQQVEQTFLAAAGKYGENVGEVTLEINENHEIVSTKAKTTPFDDLLPVKSASAFLENWRESGRTILANQIVANLPVSRSPLEQVDDCADALMTNFHTKIAMISTGMFLDDLPVGELNNFQLLTDLPHTINPMKIDITGSDLLKLLAEIHLQHDHLLNLHINGSGFRGDKFGEMKFFGLENSSIDPDEHYEIASLDHYYFLPWFHSLQAAEVSFDFKGILRELMARYYHVKYRREVLD from the coding sequence ATGGCACATGAATTTGTGACAATTCTACACACCAATGACATTCACAGCCATGTTGAACATTGGCCGCGAATCGCTAATTGGATCAAGACGCGCCGCGCAATCCTGCAGGCAGCTGGTCATTTTGTTTTGACTTTTGATATTGGTGATTTTATCGATCGCTATGATGCCAACACGCAGGCTACTTGGGGCAAAGCCAACACGCAGCTGCTAAATGATTGTGGTTATGATGGTGTCACGATCGGTAATAATGAAGGACTGGGTTTGCCGCATGATCGCATGGAAGATATTTATTCTCAGCGTCATTTTGCCGTTTTGCTAGCAAATATTTTTGAAAACGACCACCAATTACCTAAATGGGCTGAAGAATTCCGTATTTTTGTCACACCGAAAGGTACAAGAATATCAGCTTTTGGTCTAACGGCTGCCTACGAATCAACCTATCCGCTGGCTGATTGGCTGCCTGTTCAACCACTGCCGACCTTGGCCAAATTATCTGATCGTGTTGTGGCTCAATCGGATGTTCGAATCTTGTTATCTCATCTCGGTCTGCCGACTGATCAAGCCTTAGCCAAACAATTTAAAAAAATTTCTGTCATTTTAGGTGCGCACACCCATCACTTGCTGCCTCACGGTCAACAAGTTGAGCAAACGTTTTTGGCGGCCGCCGGGAAATACGGTGAAAACGTTGGTGAAGTGACGCTGGAAATCAATGAAAATCACGAAATCGTCTCTACAAAAGCAAAAACGACCCCTTTCGATGATTTACTGCCTGTAAAATCAGCCTCAGCGTTCTTGGAAAACTGGCGTGAGTCTGGACGCACGATCTTAGCAAATCAGATCGTTGCCAATTTGCCGGTATCACGGAGTCCGCTTGAGCAGGTCGATGACTGTGCTGATGCTTTGATGACTAATTTTCATACGAAAATAGCTATGATTTCGACCGGCATGTTTTTAGACGACCTGCCGGTTGGCGAACTGAATAATTTTCAGCTTTTAACCGATTTGCCGCACACGATCAATCCGATGAAAATCGATATTACTGGCAGTGACTTATTAAAGTTGCTGGCCGAAATTCATTTGCAGCATGACCATCTTTTGAATCTGCATATCAACGGTTCCGGCTTTCGTGGTGACAAATTTGGCGAAATGAAGTTCTTCGGACTTGAAAACAGCAGTATTGATCCTGATGAACATTATGAAATTGCCAGTCTTGATCACTACTATTTTCTGCCTTGGTTTCACTCTTTGCAGGCGGCTGAGGTATCATTTGATTTTAAGGGGATTTTGCGGGAATTAATGGCTCGCTATTATCATGTAAAATATCGTCGTGAGGTACTTGATTGA